One region of Syngnathus scovelli strain Florida chromosome 15, RoL_Ssco_1.2, whole genome shotgun sequence genomic DNA includes:
- the LOC125982300 gene encoding LIM domain kinase 1 — MSRRDLRFRRGMRGRCRECSCNLSHWYFERGGQLYCKKHYWQRYGENCHGCAEALQPGLVMVAGDQKYHPECFKCVKCQILIGDGDSYTLVEHSKLFCGQCFSQGAASSPSLEPIKSPHTVALVSLPPQTEGQRGLKVATGLSQESGPLVTVTALDSDALGPDTLSSLHIGDKILEVNGIPVHNVCPNKVAHVIQDTSRQLQLTVEHNPRSKTSNDDHKDLNCVCEKVPATHVLPNLEEEPGSGVETPDSTRMSPHHHGTMGMRSRNILRSCSIEKSSLSLFSQKKDMVRSESLRNDPVDRTYRIFRPSDLIHGEVLGRGFFGQAVKVTHQETGEVMVMKELIRFDEETHKSFLKEVKVMRCLDHPNVLKFIGLFYKDKHIHFVSEYIQGGTLRETIAKMDNDFPWNIRVSYAKDIAAGMAYLHSMNVIHRDLNSHNCLVKENQSVVVADFGLARLVTAERNRSRKPSLDQPPKGTLSELRKPDRRKRYTVVGNPYWMAPEMIHGKSYDERVDIFSFGIMICEIIGRVSADPDFLPRSNDFGLNVSAFIERHQPSQCPLAFLPLAAICCDLDADQRPSFSKLEEWLENLLMHLDMRLPLRSEMEQLSGTFWENRQHSSKLETSPTSSQSPVTSPDDENNQQLPESANCIPQNTNEHVNQELAQQNTHKSHGHGQDPSGETQNQTECSQVASLPSNRSRRISRVLWNNNIKDDRSLL; from the exons ATGTCTCGGCGGGATCTGAGGTTTCGACGTGGGATGAGAGGACG GTGCAGGGAATGCAGCTGCAACCTGTCTCACTGGTACTTCGAGCGAGGCGGGCAACTGTACTGCAAGAAGCACTACTGGCAGCGTTACGGCGAGAACTGTCACGGCTGCGCTGAGGCACTCCAACCGGGACTTGTCATG GTTGCTGGAGATCAGAAGTACCACCCCGAATGCTTCAAGTGTGTGAAGTGTCAGATATTGATTGGAGATGGAGACAGCTACACACTTGTGGAGCATTCTAAACTCTTCTG TGGTCAGTGTTTCAGTCAGGGTGCCGCATCGTCGCCTTCGTTGGAACCCATCAAGAGCCCCCACACGGTGGCGCTGGTGTCACTTCCTCCACAGACAGAAGGCCAACGAGGTTTGAAGGTGGCAACTGGACTCAGTCAAGAAAGCGGTCCTTTGGTTACCGTCACAGC GTTAGACTCGGACGCTCTTGGTCCTGACACGCTGTCTTCCCTCCACATTGGAGACAAGATTCTGGAAGTCAACGGCATTCCTGTCCACAATGTTTGCCCCAACAAG GTAGCGCATGTGATCCAGGACACTAGCAGACAACTGCAGCTGACCGTGGAACACAATCCACGCTCCAAGACCTCCAACGACGATCACAAAGACTTGAACTGTGTCTGCGAGAAAGTGCCTGCGACACACGTGCTACCAAACCTGGAGGAGGAGCCCGGCTCAGGGGTGGAGACACCGGACTCAACCAGAATGTCACCTCACCATCACGGAACCATGGGAATGCGATCACGAAACATCCT GCGCAGCTGCAGCATCGAAAAGTCTTCCTTGTCACTCTTCTcccaaaaaaaagacatggTGCGCTCCGAGTCTCTACGTAACGACCCCGTCGATCGAACCTATCGCATCTTCAGGCCTTCTGATCTCATCCACGGAGAAGTTCTAGGCAGGGGCTTCTTTGGACAGGCCGTCAAG GTGACACATCAGGAGACAGGAGAAGTGATGGTGATGAAAGAGTTGATACGTTTTGATGAGGAGACGCACAAGAGTTTCCTGAAGGAG GTCAAAGTGATGCGCTGTCTGGATCATCCCAATGTCCTCAAGTTCATTGGACTATTTTACAAGGACAAGCACATACACTTTGTGTCCGAGTATATTCAGGGAGGAACGCTCAGAGAAACCATTGCCAAAATG GACAATGACTTTCCGTGGAACATCAGAGTGAGTTATGCCAAAGACATTGCCGCTGGAATG GCTTATTTACACTCCATGAACGTCATCCACCGGGATTTAAACTCACACAACTGCCTGGTCAAAGAG AATCAGTCCGTCGTGGTTGCAGATTTTGGTCTTGCTCGTTTGGTGACTGCAGAGAGGAACCGCAGCAGAAAGCCTTCTCTGGATCAACCTCCCAAGGGAACTTTGTCAGAGCTACGCAAGCCGGACCGCAGGAAGCGctacacagtggttgggaatccttaCTGGATGGCACCGGAGATGATCCACG GGAAAAGCTACGACGAACGTGTGGACATCTTTTCATTCGGAATCATGATTTGTGAG ATTATAGGACGAGTGAGTGCCGACCCAGATTTCCTTCCTCGGAGTAACGACTTTGGTTTGAACGTGTCTGCGTTCATTGAGCGGCACCAGCCTTCCCAGTGCCCTTTGGCCTTCCTTCCGCTAGCTGCCATCTGCTGTGACTTGGATGCTGATCAAAG GCCTTCCTTTTCCAAGTTGGAGGAGTGGCTGGAGAATTTGCTCATGCACCTGGACATGCGCCTGCCTCTCCGTTCCGAAATGGAGCAACTGAGCGGAACCTTCTGGGAGAACCGCCAACACAGTTCAAAACTGGAAACCTCGCCCACTTCTTCTCAGAGTCCCGTGACGTCTCCCGATGACGAGAACAATCAGCAACTTCCTGAAAGCGCAAATTGCATACCTCAGAACACTAATGAGCATGTGAATCAAGAACTTGCACAACAAAACACCCACAAAAGTCACGGAcatggacaagacccctcgggaGAAACACAAAACCAAACAGAATGTTCACAAGTTGCCAGTCTACCATCAAATAGGTCCAGGAGGATCTCCCGAGTCTTGTGGAACAataacataaaggacgatcgatcttTGCTGTGA
- the LOC125982335 gene encoding septin-5-like isoform X2, which yields MEHMSSPVRFRSNTKAATLSEKELSSLRVKDEDHFPFASRAPPPASQTLSSARRGTEVAGANGRHPGLPGTPPLSPRVSDWSFPLSGRMTMSRRSLDSPLSPASRPHSPWGSFDPYDSAEDQDKEYVGFAALPNQVHRKTVKKGFTFTLMVAGESGLGKSTLINSLFLTDLYKDRKIPNAEERISQTVSIVKHTVSIEEKGVKLRLSIIDTPGFGDAVNNMQSWKHLEDYVEQQFDQFFRDESGLNRRNIQDNRVHCCLYFIPPYGHGLRPLDVECMRALHDKVNIVPVLAKADSLTRAEVYKKKIKIREELRRFGINIYQFADCDSDEDEEFKRLDRLLKDSVPFAVIGSNVLVESQGRRFKGRAYPWGVVEVESPAHSDFLLLRDMLVRTHMQDLKDVTRECHYENYRAHCIQNMTRMVVQNRKRSLREKYQEESHLDVPLPLADFDTEKERLIFEKDQELRRMQALLERIQEQMQSSRI from the exons ATGGAGCACATGTCCTCGCCGGTTCGCTTCCGCAGCAACACCAAAG CTGCAACTTTGTCAGAGAAGGAG CTGTCCAGTCTGCGAGTGAAAGACGAGGACCACTTCCCCTTTGCCAGCAGGGCCCCGCCCCCCGCCTCGCAAACTCTTTCCTCAGCCCGGCGCGGGACGGAGGTGGCGGGCGCCAACGGACGGCATCCCGGTCTTCCAGGGACGCCGCCGCTCTCACCGAGGGTCTCCGATTGGTCCTTCCCGCTCTCCGGGAGAATGACTATGTCACGGCGTTCGCTGGACTCGCCGCTTAGCCCCGCCTCCCGCCCGCACAGCCCCTGGGGATCTTTCGACCCCTATGACTCGGCAGAG GATCAGGATAAAGAGTACGTCGGCTTTGCCGCGTTGCCCAATCAGGTTCACCGAAAAACAGTGAAGAAAGGCTTCACCTTCACGCTGATGGTGGCAG GAGAAAGCGGCCTGGGAAAGTCCACGCTGATCAACAGCCTCTTCCTCACCGACCTTTACAAAGACCGAAAGATTCCCAACGCCGAAG AGCGTATCAGTCAGACAGTGAGCATAGTGAAGCACACGGTTAGCATCGAGGAGAAAGGCGTCAAGCTGAGGCTGAGCATCATCGACACGCCGGGCTTCGGCGACGCCGTCAACAATATGCAAAG CTGGAAGCATTTGGAAGACTACGTGGAGCAGCAGTTCGATCAATTCTTCCGAGACGAGAGCGGCCTCAACCGCCGCAACATCCAAGATAACCGCGTGCACTGCTGCCTCTACTTCATCCCTCCTTACGGACACGG CCTGCGACCTCTGGACGTTGAGTGCATGCGAGCACTGCATGACAAAGTCAACATCGTTCCCGTTTTGGCCAAAGCTGACAGCCTGACGCGGGCTGAGGTGTACAAGAAGAAAATCAAG ATCCGTGAGGAGCTGCGTCGCTTCGGGATCAACATCTACCAGTTCGCCGACTGCGACTCGGACGAGGACGAAGAGTTCAAGAGGCTGGACCGGCTGCTTAAG GACAGCGTCCCCTTCGCTGTCATCGGGAGCAATGTCCTGGTGGAGAGTCAAGGCCGCAGGTTCAAAGGTCGTGCATACCCCTGGGGAGTGGTGGAAG TGGAGAGTCCGGCCCACTCGGATTTCCTACTCCTGCGGGATATGCTGGTGAGGACTCACATGCAGGACCTGAAGGACGTGACCCGCGAGTGCCACTACGAGAACTACCGGGCCCACTGCATCCAGAACATGACGCGCATGGTCGTCCAAAACCGCAAGCGCAG CTTGCGTGAGAAGTACCAAGAAGAAAGCCACCTGGACGTCCCATTGCCGCTCGCTGACTTCGACACAGAAAAGGAAAGACTCATCTTTGAGAAAGACCAGGAG CTGAGGAGGATGCAGGCGCTTCTGGAGAGGATTCAGGAGCAGATGCAAAGCAGTCGCATATGA
- the LOC125982335 gene encoding septin-5-like isoform X1, which produces MLFVYMLFYTNKLMPAYLFHGTLTAATLSEKELSSLRVKDEDHFPFASRAPPPASQTLSSARRGTEVAGANGRHPGLPGTPPLSPRVSDWSFPLSGRMTMSRRSLDSPLSPASRPHSPWGSFDPYDSAEDQDKEYVGFAALPNQVHRKTVKKGFTFTLMVAGESGLGKSTLINSLFLTDLYKDRKIPNAEERISQTVSIVKHTVSIEEKGVKLRLSIIDTPGFGDAVNNMQSWKHLEDYVEQQFDQFFRDESGLNRRNIQDNRVHCCLYFIPPYGHGLRPLDVECMRALHDKVNIVPVLAKADSLTRAEVYKKKIKIREELRRFGINIYQFADCDSDEDEEFKRLDRLLKDSVPFAVIGSNVLVESQGRRFKGRAYPWGVVEVESPAHSDFLLLRDMLVRTHMQDLKDVTRECHYENYRAHCIQNMTRMVVQNRKRSLREKYQEESHLDVPLPLADFDTEKERLIFEKDQELRRMQALLERIQEQMQSSRI; this is translated from the exons atgttgtttgtttacatgCTCTTCTATACTAACAAGCTTATGCCTGCCTATTTATTTCATGGCACGTTAACAGCTGCAACTTTGTCAGAGAAGGAG CTGTCCAGTCTGCGAGTGAAAGACGAGGACCACTTCCCCTTTGCCAGCAGGGCCCCGCCCCCCGCCTCGCAAACTCTTTCCTCAGCCCGGCGCGGGACGGAGGTGGCGGGCGCCAACGGACGGCATCCCGGTCTTCCAGGGACGCCGCCGCTCTCACCGAGGGTCTCCGATTGGTCCTTCCCGCTCTCCGGGAGAATGACTATGTCACGGCGTTCGCTGGACTCGCCGCTTAGCCCCGCCTCCCGCCCGCACAGCCCCTGGGGATCTTTCGACCCCTATGACTCGGCAGAG GATCAGGATAAAGAGTACGTCGGCTTTGCCGCGTTGCCCAATCAGGTTCACCGAAAAACAGTGAAGAAAGGCTTCACCTTCACGCTGATGGTGGCAG GAGAAAGCGGCCTGGGAAAGTCCACGCTGATCAACAGCCTCTTCCTCACCGACCTTTACAAAGACCGAAAGATTCCCAACGCCGAAG AGCGTATCAGTCAGACAGTGAGCATAGTGAAGCACACGGTTAGCATCGAGGAGAAAGGCGTCAAGCTGAGGCTGAGCATCATCGACACGCCGGGCTTCGGCGACGCCGTCAACAATATGCAAAG CTGGAAGCATTTGGAAGACTACGTGGAGCAGCAGTTCGATCAATTCTTCCGAGACGAGAGCGGCCTCAACCGCCGCAACATCCAAGATAACCGCGTGCACTGCTGCCTCTACTTCATCCCTCCTTACGGACACGG CCTGCGACCTCTGGACGTTGAGTGCATGCGAGCACTGCATGACAAAGTCAACATCGTTCCCGTTTTGGCCAAAGCTGACAGCCTGACGCGGGCTGAGGTGTACAAGAAGAAAATCAAG ATCCGTGAGGAGCTGCGTCGCTTCGGGATCAACATCTACCAGTTCGCCGACTGCGACTCGGACGAGGACGAAGAGTTCAAGAGGCTGGACCGGCTGCTTAAG GACAGCGTCCCCTTCGCTGTCATCGGGAGCAATGTCCTGGTGGAGAGTCAAGGCCGCAGGTTCAAAGGTCGTGCATACCCCTGGGGAGTGGTGGAAG TGGAGAGTCCGGCCCACTCGGATTTCCTACTCCTGCGGGATATGCTGGTGAGGACTCACATGCAGGACCTGAAGGACGTGACCCGCGAGTGCCACTACGAGAACTACCGGGCCCACTGCATCCAGAACATGACGCGCATGGTCGTCCAAAACCGCAAGCGCAG CTTGCGTGAGAAGTACCAAGAAGAAAGCCACCTGGACGTCCCATTGCCGCTCGCTGACTTCGACACAGAAAAGGAAAGACTCATCTTTGAGAAAGACCAGGAG CTGAGGAGGATGCAGGCGCTTCTGGAGAGGATTCAGGAGCAGATGCAAAGCAGTCGCATATGA
- the LOC125982335 gene encoding septin-4-like isoform X3, with product MTMSRRSLDSPLSPASRPHSPWGSFDPYDSAEDQDKEYVGFAALPNQVHRKTVKKGFTFTLMVAGESGLGKSTLINSLFLTDLYKDRKIPNAEERISQTVSIVKHTVSIEEKGVKLRLSIIDTPGFGDAVNNMQSWKHLEDYVEQQFDQFFRDESGLNRRNIQDNRVHCCLYFIPPYGHGLRPLDVECMRALHDKVNIVPVLAKADSLTRAEVYKKKIKIREELRRFGINIYQFADCDSDEDEEFKRLDRLLKDSVPFAVIGSNVLVESQGRRFKGRAYPWGVVEVESPAHSDFLLLRDMLVRTHMQDLKDVTRECHYENYRAHCIQNMTRMVVQNRKRSLREKYQEESHLDVPLPLADFDTEKERLIFEKDQELRRMQALLERIQEQMQSSRI from the exons ATGACTATGTCACGGCGTTCGCTGGACTCGCCGCTTAGCCCCGCCTCCCGCCCGCACAGCCCCTGGGGATCTTTCGACCCCTATGACTCGGCAGAG GATCAGGATAAAGAGTACGTCGGCTTTGCCGCGTTGCCCAATCAGGTTCACCGAAAAACAGTGAAGAAAGGCTTCACCTTCACGCTGATGGTGGCAG GAGAAAGCGGCCTGGGAAAGTCCACGCTGATCAACAGCCTCTTCCTCACCGACCTTTACAAAGACCGAAAGATTCCCAACGCCGAAG AGCGTATCAGTCAGACAGTGAGCATAGTGAAGCACACGGTTAGCATCGAGGAGAAAGGCGTCAAGCTGAGGCTGAGCATCATCGACACGCCGGGCTTCGGCGACGCCGTCAACAATATGCAAAG CTGGAAGCATTTGGAAGACTACGTGGAGCAGCAGTTCGATCAATTCTTCCGAGACGAGAGCGGCCTCAACCGCCGCAACATCCAAGATAACCGCGTGCACTGCTGCCTCTACTTCATCCCTCCTTACGGACACGG CCTGCGACCTCTGGACGTTGAGTGCATGCGAGCACTGCATGACAAAGTCAACATCGTTCCCGTTTTGGCCAAAGCTGACAGCCTGACGCGGGCTGAGGTGTACAAGAAGAAAATCAAG ATCCGTGAGGAGCTGCGTCGCTTCGGGATCAACATCTACCAGTTCGCCGACTGCGACTCGGACGAGGACGAAGAGTTCAAGAGGCTGGACCGGCTGCTTAAG GACAGCGTCCCCTTCGCTGTCATCGGGAGCAATGTCCTGGTGGAGAGTCAAGGCCGCAGGTTCAAAGGTCGTGCATACCCCTGGGGAGTGGTGGAAG TGGAGAGTCCGGCCCACTCGGATTTCCTACTCCTGCGGGATATGCTGGTGAGGACTCACATGCAGGACCTGAAGGACGTGACCCGCGAGTGCCACTACGAGAACTACCGGGCCCACTGCATCCAGAACATGACGCGCATGGTCGTCCAAAACCGCAAGCGCAG CTTGCGTGAGAAGTACCAAGAAGAAAGCCACCTGGACGTCCCATTGCCGCTCGCTGACTTCGACACAGAAAAGGAAAGACTCATCTTTGAGAAAGACCAGGAG CTGAGGAGGATGCAGGCGCTTCTGGAGAGGATTCAGGAGCAGATGCAAAGCAGTCGCATATGA
- the LOC125982323 gene encoding max-binding protein MNT yields the protein MSIDTLLEAARYLELQAERDRTELVERQAEPRRLTHNEEQWKVTVLINQEAESRCLEPLPPQQVGADLVSRGEQPPCPVAPPPRPPQAPVAVIPVMPVVAATPAPLPLAATMPHGPLLANNSSQSPPQAPPHQLLCAPHVKMDGVNRLIKCSPSQQPQVHIRYPPPVCGDGSAVGPALVSHQAQPLSHLKTNGLTLDDMKGGANAKRRPGGAGTREVHNKLEQNRRAHLKECFETLKKNVPNVDDKKTSNLSVLRSAWRYIQTLKRKEKEYEHEMERLAREKIATQQRLSELKKELSQRMDALEIERLIRQSIQPEDDQVSTSTASEGEDNLEQDGEEAPAGVAAPILQAPMLAPHLSIQHTALLAMPPSSSAAPPPQGPPPPPTVIAHAAVPHVPVSSVSHPSVIQAVSHALPANHKHLPHIAPLPGPTPISHITVHPVARLAAPLPSRLPTLYPQGVSVSQPAMVGHITHTFTHHALPRVQPPPQAGANGGMASQQAAALAKPTAVLAPHPQLVGQAAVTMVTVPTFPVSTIKLA from the exons ATGAGTATCGACACGCTGCTGGAGGCCGCCCGCTACCTGGAGTTGCAAGCCGAGCGGGATCGGACCGAGCTGGTCGAGCGTCAGGCTGAACCGCGGCGTCTCACACACA ATGAGGAGCAGTGGAAGGTGACGGTGCTCATCAACCAGGAGGCGGAGTCAAGATGCCTGGAGCCACTCCCACCGCAGCAGGTCGGAGCCGACCTTGTCAGTCGGGGCGAGCAGCCGCCGTGCCCtgtggccccgccccctcggCCGCCACAAGCGCCCGTCGCCGTCATCCCTGTGATGCCGGTGGTTGCGGCAACGCCTGCGCCCCTCCCTCTGGCCGCGACCATGCCCCACGGCCCGCTGCTGGCCAACAACTCTTCTCAGTCCCCCCCGCAGGCGCCGCCCCATCAGCTGTTGTGTGCCCCCCATGTCAAAATGGACGGCGTTAACCGGCTAATCAAATGCAGCCCATCGCAGCAGCCTCAGGTTCATATTCGGTACCCGCCCCCCGTATGTGGCGACGGGTCGGCCGTGGGGCCCGCTCTGGTGTCCCACCAAGCTCAGCCCTTGTCCCACCTCAAGACCAATGGACTCACGCTGGATGACATGAAAGGAGGGGCCAATGCCAAGAGGAGGCCTGGAGG GGCGGGAACTAGGGAGGTCCACAACAAGCTGGAGCAGAACAG GCGCGCTCACCTGAAAGAATGTTTTGAGACGCTGAAGAAGAATGTCCCGAACGTGGATGACAAGAAGACGTCCAACCTCAGCGTCCTGCGCAGTGCCTGGCGTTACATTCAG ACTCTGAAGCGCAAGGAGAAGGAATACGAGCACGAAATGGAGCGGCTGGCTCGCGAAAAGATAGCCACCCAGCAGCGTTTATCTGAGCTGAAGAAAGAGCTGAGTCAGCGGATGGATGCGCTGGAGATCGAACGCCTCATCCGCCAAAGCATCCAGCCCGAAGACGACCAGGTGTCCACTTCCACTGCGTCAG AAGGCGAAGACAACTTGGAGCAGGATGGCgaggaggctccggccggcgttGCGGCGCCCATTCTACAGGCGCCAATGCTGGCTCCCCACCTATCCATCCAGCACACAGCCCTGCTGGCCATGCCCCCCTCGTCTTCAGCCGCCCCTCCCCCTCAGGGCCCGCCACCGCCGCCCACTGTCATCGCCCACGCCGCCGTCCCTCATGTCCCCGTCTCGTCCGTGTCGCACCCCTCCGTCATCCAGGCCGTCAGCCACGCCCTGCCTGCCAATCACAAGCACCTCCCACACATCGCCCCTTTGCCGGGCCCTACCCCCATCAGCCACATCACGGTGCACCCAGTGGCACGCCTGGCGGCGCCCCTCCCTTCCCGCCTTCCCACCCTGTACCCGCAGGGGGTGTCGGTGTCTCAGCCCGCCATGGTGGGCCACATCACGCACACCTTTACCCATCACGCGTTGCCCCGCGTGCAGCCCCCTCCTCAGGCCGGCGCCAACGGCGGCATGGCGAGCCAGCAGGCGGCGGCGCTGGCAAAACCCACCGCCGTACTGGCGCCCCACCCTCAGCTGGTGGGCCAGGCAGCTGTCACCATGGTAACGGTGCCCACCTTCCCTGTCAGCACCATCAAACTGGCTTGA
- the LOC125982351 gene encoding lissencephaly-1 homolog A, translating to MVLSQRQRDELNRAIADYLRSNGFDGAYSTLKKEADLDMNEDVDKKFAGLLEKKWTSVIRLQKKVMELESKLNEAKEEITHGGPASQKRDPKEWIPRPPERYALSGHRAPVTRVLFHPVFSVMVTSSEDATIKVWDYEAGDFERTLKGHTDSVQDISFDQTGKLLASCSADMSIKLWDFQGFECIRTMHGHDHNVSSVAIMPNADHILSASRDKTIKMWEVATGYCVKTFTGHREWVRMVRPNQDGSLIASCSNDQTVRVWAVSSKDCKVELREHEHVVECICWVPDSAHPTVLEATGAQNKKSTKPGPFLLSGSRDKTIKMWDVSIGICVMTLVGHDNWVRGVVVHPGGGFILSCADDKTLRIWDYKNKRCTKTLNAHEHFVTSLDFHKSAPYVVTGSVDQTVKVWQCR from the exons atggTGCTGTCACAGAGACAAAGAGACGAACT AAATCGAGCCATCGCCGACTATCTGCGCTCCAACGGATTCGATGGCGCGTACTCCACCTTGAAGAAGGAGGCCGACTTGGACATG AATGAAGATGTGGATAAAAAGTTCGCTGGGCTCTTGGAGAAGAAGTGGACCTCGGTCATCCGCTTACAGAAGAAG GTGATGGAGTTGGAGTCCAAGCTGAACGAGGCCAAGGAGGAGATAACCCACGGCGGGCCGGCCTCTCAAAAGAGGGACCCCAAAGAGTGGATCCCGAGGCCCCCGGAGAGGTACGCCCTCAGTGGCCACCGCGCTCCCGTCACCAGGGTCCTCTTCCACCCCGTCTTCTCCGTCATGGTCACGTCCTCCGAGGACGCCACCATCAAG GTGTGGGACTACGAGGCGGGGGACTTTGAGCGGACGCTGAAGGGCCACACCGACTCGGTTCAGGACATCTCCTTCGACCAGACGGGCAAGCTGCTGGCCTCGTGTTCGGCCGACATGAGCATTAAGCTTTGGGACTTCCAAGGCTTCGAGTGCATCAGGACCATGCACG GCCACGACCACAACGTGTCGTCCGTCGCCATCATGCCCAACGCCGACCACATCCTCTCGGCGTCCCGAGACAAGACCATCAAGATGTGGGAGGTGGCCACCGG GTACTGTGTAAAGACGTTTACGGGCCACCGGGAGTGGGTGCGCATGGTGCGGCCCAACCAAGACGGCTCGCTCATCGCCAGCTGCTCCAACGACCAGACGGTGCGTGTGTGGGCCGTCTCATCCAAAGACTGCAAGGTGGAGCTGCGCGAGCATGAACACGTGGTGGAGTGCATCTGTTGGGTTCCTGACAGCGCGCACCCCACCGTCTTAGAGGCCACCGGTGCGCAG AACAAGAAGAGCACCAAGCCCGGGCCTTTCCTCCTCTCGGGATCCAgggacaaaaccattaagatgTGGGACGTCTCCATCGGGATCTGTGTCATGACTCTG GTGGGCCACGACAACTGGGTGCGTGGCGTGGTTGTGCACCCCGGCGGCGGCTTCATCCTCAGCTGCGCCGACGACAAGACTTTGCGCATTTGGGACTACAAGAATAAACGCTGCACCAAGACGCTCAACGCGCACGAGCACTTTGTCACCTCTCTAG ATTTCCACAAGAGCGCCCCCTACGTGGTTACGGGCAGTGTGGACCAGACAGTCAAAGTGTGGCAGTGCCGTTGA
- the LOC125982393 gene encoding coiled-coil domain-containing 92B produces MEASSELEHHVASVHRAIVFLEQEHLTLLAGLHVEISNLKRRCQELSCELDSRFPHRTTAADLASRCKVAQRLLEEQHGSAATARGELRLGGARASELGRNLRRDERHFLDELKRRSHKISLLNRELQLQKGAAAALFRQLNAARAKLRQQRGARQQGEPLAPQDQDEDEGEDDEQLPSPLLTRASVRAERVRACVPQERVTSPQKPHPMPDPALFLVPLRYRLLLRGGEADDWEDVDEGGGLRGRVDMGAAEGETAL; encoded by the exons ATGGAGGCCAGCAGTGAGCTGGAGCATCACGTAGCCAGCGTGCACAGAGCCATCGTTTTCCTCGAGCAAGAGCATTTGACGCTGCTGGCCGGCCTGCACGTGGAGATCAGCAACCTCAAAAGGAGATGCCAAG AGCTGAGCTGTGAGCTGGACTCCAGGTTCCCACACAGGACCACAGCAG CTGACCTGGCGTCACGCTGCAAGGTAGCGCAGCGTCTTCTAGAGGAACAGCACGGTAGTGCGGCGACAGCTCGCGGGGAGCTGCGCCTGGGGGGGGCACGGGCATCAGAGTTGGGGCGCAACCTGCGCCGGGACGAGCGTcacttcctggacgagctgaagcGGCGCAGCCACAAGATCAGCCTGCTCAATCGCGAGCTCCAGCTGCAGAAGGGTGCCGCGGCCGCCCTGTTTCGACAGCTCAACGCCGCCCGTGCAAAGCTGCGCCAGCAACGTGGCGCCCGCCAGCAGGGGGAACCGTTAGCCCCCCAAGACCAAGATGAAGATGAGGGAGAGGATGACGAGCAGCTCCCATCACCGCTGCTCACCAGAGCCAGCGTAAGGGCGGAGCGGGTGCGGGCGTGCGTCCCCCAGGAGAGAGTAACGTCTCCGCAGAAGCCGCACCCCATGCCGGACCCCGCCCTCTTTCTGGTGCCCCTCCGGTACCGCCTCCTGCTGCGAGGGGGTGAGGCGGACGACTGGGAGGATGTGGATGAGGGCGGCGGCCTGCGGGGACGCGTGGACATGGGCGCAGCCGAGGGTGAGACAGCCCTATGA